In the Telopea speciosissima isolate NSW1024214 ecotype Mountain lineage chromosome 2, Tspe_v1, whole genome shotgun sequence genome, one interval contains:
- the LOC122652359 gene encoding palmitoyl-acyl carrier protein thioesterase, chloroplastic-like has protein sequence MVASAATSAFFPVAQASSGRTSAMLGGGSDNLDTRGIKSKTASSGGLQVKASAQAPPKINGTTVGLTAPTEVLKNEDEISSSHPRTFINQLPDWSVLLAAITTIFLAAEKQWTLLDWKPRRPDMLVDPFGLGRIVQDGLVFSQNFSIRSYEIGADQTASIDTLMNHLQETALNHVRGAGLLGDGFGSTPEMSRRNLIWVVTKMQVLVDRYPSWGDVVQVDTWVNRSGKNGMRRDWLLRDCKTGETLTRATSVWVMMNKRTRKLSKMPEEVRGEIEPYFIDCAPILEEDGRKLPKLDDSTADYVRTGLTPRWNDLDVNQHVNNVKYIGWILESSPNSVLESKELYSLTLEYRRECGRDNVIQSLTAVCDGVHGESANAGGVECEHLLRIENGAEVVRGRSQWRPKQGQNFGISDHVPAPNA, from the exons ATGGTTGCTTCAGCCGCCACCTCAGCATTCTTCCCTGTTGCCCAGGCGTCTTCGGGGAGGACATCAGCGATGCTTGGAGGAGGATCAGACAACTTGGATACTCGCGGAATCAAGTCCAAAACGGCTTCTTCTGGTGGTTTGCAAGTTAAGGCGAGTGCTCAAGCTCCTCCTAAGATTAACGGTACCACGGTCGGTCTGACTGCACCTACAGAAGTCCTGAAGAACGAAGATGAGATATCGTCCTCTCACCCGAGGACTTTCATCAATCAATTGCCCGATTGGAGTGTGCTTCTTGCTGCCATCACGACAATCTTCTTGGCGGCTGAGAAGCAGTGGACGCTTCTCGATTGGAAGCCTAGGCGGCCTGACATGCTTGTTGACCCTTTTGGTCTCGGGAGGATCGTGCAGGATGGGCTTGTTTTTAGTCAGAATTTCTCAATTAGATCGTATGAGATAGGTGCTGACCAGACAGCTTCTATAGACACATTGATGAATCATTTACAG GAAACTGCACTGAACCATGTTAGGGGTGCGGGGCTTTTAGGTGATGGTTTTGGTTCAACACCGGAAATGAGTAGAAGGAACCTGATATGGGTGGTCACTAAGATGCAGGTTCTTGTGGATCGCTATCCTTCCTG GGGTGATGTTGTTCAAGTGGATACTTGGGTCAATAGGTCTGGGAAGAATGGTATGCGCCGTGATTGGCTTCTCCGGGACTGCAAGACTGGTGAAACACTCACACGAGCTACCAG TGTGTGGGTGATGATGAATAAACGCACGCGGAAATTATCTAAAATGCCAGAGGAGGTTCGAGGTGAAATAGAGCCTTATTTCATTGATTGTGCTCCTATTCTTGAGGAGGATGGCAGGAAGCTGCCAAAGCTTGACGACAGCACAGCAGACTATGTTCGAACTGGTTTAACT CCTCGGTGGAATGATTTGGATGTCAATCAGCATGTGAACAATGTGAAGTACATTGGTTGGATTCTTGAG AGTTCCCCGAACTCAGTTTTGGAGAGTAAGGAGCTGTATAGCCTGACTCTGGAGTACAGGAGGGAATGTGGGAGGGACAATGTGATTCAATCCCTGACTGCAGTCTGTGATGGTGTACATGGTGAATCGGCCAATGCTGGTGGCGTCGAGTGTGAGCATTTGCTGCGCATTGAGAACGGGGCTGAGGTTGTGAGGGGAAGGAGCCAGTGGAGGCCCAAACAGGGCCAGAACTTTGGCATCTCTGACCATGTTCCAGCACCGAATGCATAA